A window from Salvia miltiorrhiza cultivar Shanhuang (shh) chromosome 2, IMPLAD_Smil_shh, whole genome shotgun sequence encodes these proteins:
- the LOC131010447 gene encoding outer envelope pore protein 24A, chloroplastic — translation MMKASFKARYEPDKAATAATVSVNAGDFKLRASLTDATVVNGPSLNGLALAVEKPGFFIVDYNVPKKDIRFQFMNSIRVAEKPLNLTYIHSKGEGRTILDGALVIDSGNKVSANHVLGTGNTRLKYTYVHGGLTTFEPSYDLGKNAWDFAVMRKVYGDDVFRATYQTSAKNLGLEWSRSSKQNGSFKIIASVNLAEEQKIPKICAETTWDFEM, via the exons ATGATGAAGGCGTCGTTCAAGGCTAGATACGAGCCCGACAAAGCGGCCACCGCCGCCACCGTTTCCGTCAACGCCGGAGACTTCAAGCTTCGCGCCTCCCTCACCGATGCCACCGTCGTCAACGGCCCCAGCTTGAACGGCCTAGCTCTCGCCGTCGAGAAACCCGGCTTCTTCATCGTAGACTACAATGTTCCCAAAAAA GATATTAGGTTTCAGTTCATGAATAGTATTAGAGTGGCGGAGAAGCCGTTGAATTTGACTTACATTCACAGCAAAGGCGAGGGGCGGACGATATTGGATGGGGCTTTGGTTATTGATTCAGGCAATAAGGTTTCGGCAAATCATGTGCTCGGCACCGGAAATACGAGGCTCAAGTATACTTATGTACATGGAGGGCTGACAACTTTTGAGCCGAGCTATGATTTGGGGAAGAATGCGTGGGATTTTGCTGTTATGCGCAAGGTTTACGGGGATGATGTATTCAGGGCTACCTACCAAACATCTGCTAAGAATTTGGGGCTTGAGTGGAGCCGGAGTTCGAAGCAGAATGGTTCGTTTAAG ATTATAGCATCCGTCAATTTGGCAGAGGAacaaaaaataccaaaaatatgTGCCGAAACTACCTGGGACTTTGAGATGTGA